In one window of Vanrija pseudolonga chromosome 5, complete sequence DNA:
- the bcas2 gene encoding Pre-mRNA-splicing factor SPF27 yields the protein MSSSGIDALPYYDKQIDDQALKAKALVLIEAELGQTPQVADDDARLPPNVEVFPKSAGLASLLANYADEPIRGIDTSKYNPPSVPEGASVEELIEAERRGRIGEGHMAVRNDNVGVLQSYGPNAWLVRNYQLNSQSKELQETLTQLKEQVTEVNRARRVFQEDAGEHLGRLENRWQDLVGSTVQLEMACKAMEGEVRGLRRKEEELRLEVAQLEGSA from the exons ATGTCGAGTTCAGGCATTGACGCGCTCCCGTACTACGACAAGCAGATCGACGACCAGG CACTCAAAGCCAAGGCATTGGTTCTGATCGAAGCCGAGCTCGGACAGACGCCacaggtcgccgacgacgatgcgcgcTTGCCCCCCAATGTCGAGGTCTTCCCC AAATCTGCTGGCCTCGCTTCGTTGCTAGCCAACTATGCCGACGAGCCCATCCGCGGCATCGACACTTCCAAGTACAACCCACCAAGCGTCCCTGAAGGAGccagcgtcgaggagctgatCGAGGCGGAGCGGAGAGGAAGGATAGGCGAGGGTCACATGGCTGTTCG TAACGACAACGTCGGCGTGCTCCAGTCATACGGACCGAATGCTTGGCTGGTCCGCAACTACCAGCTCAACTCGCAGTCCAAGGAGCTGCAAGAGACCCTCACACAGCTCAAGGAGCAGGTGACCGAGGTcaaccgcgcgcgccgcgtgttCCAGGAGGACGCAGGCGAGcaccttggccgcctcgagaaCAGGTGGCAGGACCTTGTCGGCTCGACGGTCCAGCTCGAGATGGCGTGCAAGGCCatggagggcgaggtgcgcggcCTCCGCAGGAAAGAGGAGGAGCTCCGTCTCGAGGTggcccagctcgagggcTCGGCATGA
- the RPD3 gene encoding Histone deacetylase RPD3, translating into MAAINEPITGESKKRVCYFFDSDIGNYHYGPGHPMKPTRIRMCHSLVMNYGLYKQMEIFRAKPATKREMSQFHTDEYVDFLHRITPDNENQFAREQVKYNVGDDCPIFDGLFEYCSISAGGSMEGAARLSRDKCDIAVNWAGGLHHAKKAEATGFCYVNDIVLGILELLRYHQRVLYVDIDVHHGDGVEEAFYTTDRVMTCSFHKYGEFFPGTGEVRDNGIGKGKGYACNVPLRDGMSDENYKTIFEPVIRKIIEWYQPGAIVLQCGADSLSGDRLGSFNLSMRGHAACVQFIKSFNLPLLMLGGGGYTVKSVSRTWAYETGLAAGVQLGGAIPNNEYYEYYGPDYELDVKPSNMTDHNTREYLDKLQETVFEMLRDKTAAPSVQIHTVPKLAHDDEDDNEMEDAEDRDVRRPMRLWDKEKQNENSLSDSEDEGTGGRRHRQSHREGSNGSRSKRRRSQSPRTGSAAPSASVPAAEATPATTVPAPIAPAEEGGAPADNGSSSKGPVDIQSWAENVVKSEPAATPAEAAVAADGDVEMADASAADVANGEVSGAGAGDVVAEGA; encoded by the exons ATGGCCGCTATCAACGAGCCCATCACCGGCGAGTCGAAGAAGAGAGTA TGCTACTTCTTCGACTCGGACATCGGAAACTACCACTATGGACCAG GTCATCCCATGAAGCCGACGCGTATCAGGATGTGCCACTCGCTCGTTATGAACTACGGCCTTTACAAGCAGATGGAAATCTTT AGGGCAAAGCCTGCTACCAAGCGCGAAATGTCTCAGTTCCATACGGACGAGTATGTCGACTTCCTTCACCGCATCACCCCGGACAATGAAAACCAGTTCGCTAGGGAACAAGTCAAGT ACAATGTCGGCGATGACTGTCCTATCTTTGACGGCTTGTTCGAGTACTGCTCCATCTCGGCCGGTGGTTCCATGG AGGGTGCCGCTCGCCTGTCTCGCGACAAGTGTGACATTGCGGTCAACTGGGCTGGTGgcctccaccacgccaagaaggccgaggcgacagGTTTCTGTTACGTGAACG ACATTGTCCTTGGtatcctcgagctcctgcgATACCACCAGCGCGTTCTCTacgtcgacattgacgtcCACCACGGTGACGGTGTTGAAGAGGCATTCTACACAACCGACCGCGTCATGACCTGCAGCTTCCACAAGTACGGCGAGTTCTTCCCCGGTACTGGTGAGGTTCGCGACAACGGCatcggcaagggcaaggg ATACGCGTGTAACGTGCCCTTGCGAGACGGCATGAGTGACGAGAACTATAAGACGATCTTTGAGCCCGTGATTCGCAAGATTATCGAGTGGTACCAGCCAGGTGCCATTGTGCTTCAGTGTGGTGCCGACTCGTTGTCTGGTGACCGACTCGGCTCGTTCAACCTCTCCATGCGCGGCCACGCCGCGTGTGTCCAGTTCATCAAGTCGTTCAACCTTCCTCTCCTTAtgctcggcggtggtggctacACCGTCAAGTCGGTGTCGCGCACTTGGGCGTATGAGACTGGTCTGGCGGCTGGTGTCCAACTTGGAGGCGCCATCCCCAACAACGAGTACTACGAGTACTATGGCCCCGACTACGAGCTGGACGTCAAGCCGTCCAATATGACGGACCACAACACTCGCGAGTACCTGGATAAGCTCCAGGAGACGGTGTTTGAGATGCTGCGCGACAAGACTGCGGCTCCCAGTGTCCAGATACACA CCGTTCCAAAGCTTGCGcacgatgacgaggatgacaaCGAGATggaagacgccgaggacaGGGACGTTAGGAGACCAA TGCGCCTGTGGGACAAGGAGAAGCAGAACGAAAACTCGCTCTCTGATTCCGAGGATGAGGGAACCGGTGGTAGGCGGCATCGCCAATCCCATCGTGAGGGTTCGAACGGCTCCCGTTCAAAACGCCGGCGCTCTCAATCGCCAAGGACTGGAAgtgcggcgccgtcggcttctgtgccggccgccgaggcgactCCCGCGACAACAGTGCCCGCACCAATTGCGCCAGCAGAAGAAGGTGGCGCACCGGCAGACAATGGGTCGTCTTCCAAGGGACCAGTTGACATTCAGTCGTGGGCTGAGAATGTGGTCAAGTCCGAGCCAGCTGCTACACCTGCAGAGGCCGCTGTTGCTGCGGACGGCGATGTCGAGATGGCTGATGCCTccgcggccgacgtcgccaacggcgaggtGAGCGGAGCGGGAGCCGGCGATGTTGTGGCTGAGGGAGCGTAA
- the ran1_0 gene encoding Negative regulator of sexual conjugation and meiosis translates to MPDYTNAGRDLVGRRIDHGRYEFVSIIGVGAYGVVYLAVDHLASRGRVATPYAAPPYVAVKCLCKKGLDARQRHFQRREIALHQLAADHVGIMPVHKVIEDELFTFVVMDYYSGGDLFAMITDNQRYLGRDELVRSVFLQIIDAVAYCHSMGIFHRDLKPENILCSEDGTRVCIADFGLATTERMSTDFGCGSTFYLSPECQGGLFEPVESYSTAQADLWSLGVILVNLACGRNPWRQARADDDTFRAYLDDPSLLATILPLSPASSAILAGLFTRNPSDRIGLAQLRAMVMAAPTFSTHSSNIKAHSHLPSPAPSPEPGLDISVPAHLVSGSVQWHQVTVASVASSAAAVAAAAQGGSIPHPYHLHPHHNHHLQPQYAAAGHHHHSSGSRHRQHFVDHDSWSRGAECAAASDDGTQYTHAHAANQQYYNTPASTPGLATSSSEAHDPFSAGAARSTSSSSNDTLPPTPELGPVMHVQVPQPVNSIARWKRDMPELNITSPAFVL, encoded by the exons ATGCCAGACTACACCAACGCTGGCAGGGATCTTGTCGGACGCCGAATCGACCACGGGCGGTACGAATTTGTGTCGATCATCGGTGTCGGAGCCTACGGCGTCGTGTaccttgccgtcgaccacCTGGCCTCGCGCGGTCGAGTGGCCACTCCCTATGCCGCCCCACCCTATGTCGCCGTCAAGTGCTTGTGCAAGAAGGGACTTGATGCCCGTCAACGCCACTTCCAGCGCAGGGAGATTGCGCTTCACCAGCTGGCGGCTGATCACGTTGGCATCATGCCGGTCCACAAGGTCATTGAGGATGAGCTCTTTACCTTTGTCGTCATGGACTACTATTCTGGCGGCGACCTGTTTGCCATGATCACCGACAACCAGCGgtacctcggccgcgacgagttGGTCCGCTCCGTCTTCCTTCAGATTATCGATGCCGTCGCTTATTGCCACTCGATGGGCATCTTCCACCGCGACCTCAAGCCCGAAAATATCCTGTGTTCCGAAGACGGCACAAGGGTGTGTATTGCGGATTTTGGTCTTGCAACGACCGAGAGAATGTCGACCGACTTTGGATG TGGCTCGACCTTCTACCTCAGCCCCGAGTGCCAGGGCGGCCTCTTTGAGCCTGTCGAGTCCTACTCTACGGCCCAGGCAGACTTGTGGTCCTTGGGTGTCATCCTCGTCAATTTGGCGTGCGGCCGCAATCCCTGGAGGCAAGCGCGTGCAGACGACGACACTTTCCGCgcgtacctcgacgaccctAGTCTGCTTGCGACGATCCTGCCCCTGTCACCTGCAAGCAGCGCCATTCTTGCCGGCCTCTTCACGCGCAACCCTTCCGACAGAATCGGCTTGGCTCAGCTGCGTGCAATGGTCATGGCCGCCCCGACTTTCTCGACCCACAGCAGTAACATCAAGGCACACTCCCACTTGCCGTCACCTGCACCTAGCCCCGAACCTGGCCTTGACATAAGCGTACCCGCTCACCTCGTTAGCGGTTCCGTACAATGGCACCAGGTAAcggtggcgtcggtggcATCCTCGGCTGCTGCGGTTGCGGCGGCTGCCCAGGGCGGGTCCATCCCCCACCCGTACCACCTGCACCCtcaccacaaccaccacctgCAGCCCCAGTACGCTGCAGCgggtcaccaccaccacagcagTGGCTcacgccaccgccagcactTTGTGGACCACGACTCGTGGTCGCGAGGAGCAGAGTGCGCTGCTGCGTCCGACGATGGAACACAGtacacccacgcccacgcgGCCAACCAGCAGTACTACaacacgccggcgtcgacgccaggCCTGGCCACAAGCAGCTCTGAAGCACATGACCCGTTCAGCGCGGGGGCTGCTcgctcaacgtcgtcgagctcgaaTGACACACTGCCCCCAAcccccgagctcggccccgtCATGCACGTCCAGGTTCCCCAGCCTGTCAACAGCATTGCACGCTGGAAGCGCGACATGCCCGAGCTCAACATCACCTCCCCCGCATTCGTCCTCTAG
- the cka1 gene encoding Glucosamine 6-phosphate N-acetyltransferase 1, which translates to MAYAYPAEPVPPSPARKGGDADADIVREFKRKLAEADENYISYFNERIKIEQSYIDQLGKLHAKTVGVDSVTFDATRRDSNSSARRAWLEVRDYSQREIDSRSAFINALRDDVVGPLTSLRDTQARIRQRIREDLKTATDAYEDYAFSKVPKLKRSYDSKCQALVDFKKQEHAIAMQAKLLSEASPVEPSPAGDKPHPFSYTVSSDGAPPSSPPYSTSGLSSSQGYYNLSSTSQTSLSPSSPGSNLSAQLPAYSPVPSSGLERRGTLSSLAGRARSGSGSGLNQLEGKSKEVLSDIAHHGKKGFTALKNRFGGDREGKGGGGGSDAVSEVAPSIAPDERNTTPSRRGHHQHHGSIGSSKGTAGTLKSVKVKRDAEEADKAYRQGVFHCESLRLRREKLQQSAITSLGSLNDDLNATIKITMRAFTDATYATSFTLAQATEVITKSINEIHPDADSMRYRSRLPKVQRNAPILYSNFYVGPCRSLIFGVSLTDYDFARGEGGDHGSPPLIVEKSIAWIDERGLDAEGIYRISGRIATVKEMVQRIEQDEDKFRFTPDNDVFSVSVVLKQYLRELPEPLFPMPHSERTRYTQNRDQHIANDFTSLRGRLRRLPPIHQTTVRAIIEHLSRIAARSNTNKMSAKNLAVVFNSVVFGSDAVPTNGNALTMHLEKDTVLEDMITYSDLLFKTPDPMAARQADAESINSFTSYQTDPAAQAVVPAHPHYEEEEDIPIFTPDAKLVLLFSPFKIPGPMRDAVGEDYHVRPLAADDFIRSYFGLLSSLSTAPPLAPSVFTALFNALKASIDTYFIVVIVEKSTDQIVASGTLIVERKFIHAAGLAGHIEDIVVSPNAQGRGLGGTLVTGLREMATRLNCYKVILDCKDPKVGFYEKCGFDLRGRQMAFYVNPDDAKPKAAAPPLESPSEADLNSPARTEEASTTERDDATAVPDTQSVADTLETASTSSGVTYHFPTGTSPEQGRRPSIPSRDPEHRL; encoded by the exons gccgaaG CAGACGAAAACTACATCTCGTACTTCAATGAGCG GATCAAGATCGAGCAGTCGTACATCGACCAGCTGGGCAAGCTGCATGCCAAGACGGTAGGCGTTGACAGCGTGACCTTTGA CGCAACCCGGCGCGATTCCAACTCGTCGGCGAGACGCGCGTGGCTCGAGGTCCGCGACTACTCGCAGCGCGAGATCGACTCGCGCAGCGCCTTTATCaacgcgctgcgcgacgacgtcgtgggcCCGCTCACTTCGCTGCGCGATACGCAGGCGCGTATTCGACAGCGCATTAGAGAGGACCTCAAGACGGCGACGGAT gcgTACGAGGACTACGCGTTCAGCAAAGTCCCAAAGCTCAAGCGCTCGTATGACTCCAAGTGCCAGGCACTGGTCGATTTCAAGAAACAGGAGCACGCGATCGCCATGCAGGCAAAGCTCTTGTCCGAAGCGTCACCCGTCGAGCcatcgccggccggcgacaAGCCGCACCCATTCTCGTACACGGTGTCATCCGATGGCGCGCctcccagctcgccgccataCAGCACTTCGGGCCTGAGCAGCTCGCAGGGATACTATAACCTGTCGAGCACGTCTCAGACGTCGTtatcgccgtcgtcgcccggcTCAAACTTGTCGGCCCAGCTCCCCGCGTACTCGCCCGTGCCGTCGTCAGGTCTCGAGAGGCGCGGCACGCTGTCTAGCCTGGCTGGGCGTGCCCGCtctggctcgggctcgggccTCAACCAGCTCGAAGGCAAGTCCAAGGAGGTGCTCAGCGACATTGCGCACCACGGCAAGAAGGGATTCACGGCCCTTAAGAACCGGTTCGGCGGCGAtcgcgagggcaagggcggtggtggtggcagcgaCGCGGTGAGCGAGGTTGCGCCGTCCATCGCTCCCGACGAGAGAAACACGACACCATCTCGCCGCGGACACCATCAGCACCACGGCTCGATTGGCTCGTCAAAGGGCACAGCCGGGACGCTCAAGAGCGTCAAGgtcaagcgcgacgccgaggaggcagaCAAGGCGTATCGCCAGGGTGTCTTCCACTGCGAGTCGCTCCGTCTCCGCCGCGAGAAGCTCCAGCAGTCGGCGATTACGAGTTTGGGTTCGCTCAATGACGATCTCAACGCGACGATCAAGATCACCATGCGGGCATTTACCGACGCCACCTACGCCACGAGCTTCACGCTCGCACAGGCCACCGAGGTTATCACAAAGTCGATCAACGAGATCCACCCAGACGCCGACT CTATGCGCTACCGCTCGCGCCTTCCCAAGGTGCAGAGGAACGCGCCGATCCTCTACTCTAACTTCTACGTTGGCCCCTGCCGATCGCTCATCTTTGGTGTCAGCCTCACCGACTACGACTTTGCCCGTGGTGAAGGTGGAGACCATGGCAGCCCACCCTTAATCGTGGAGAAGTCGATTGCGTGGATCGATGAGAGAGGACTGGATGCCGAGGGCATTTACAGGATAAGTGGCCGCATCGCCACAGTGAAGGAG ATGGTGCAGAGGATTGAGCAAGACGAGGACAAGTTCCGGTTCACGCCGGACAACGACGTGTTTAGTGTGTCGGTCGTCCTCAAACAGTACCTGCGCGAGTTGCCCGAGCCGCTGTTCCCCATGCCCCACTCGGAGCGGACGAGATATACACAGAAcaggg ACCAGCACATCGCAAACGACTTTACGTCGCTTCGAGGGCGTCTCCGTCGTCTCCCACCTATCCACCAGACCACTGTGCGCGCTATAATTGAGCACCTGTCGCGCATCGCTGCCCGCTCGAACACCAACAAGATGAGCGCAAAGAACCTCGCGGTTGTGTTCA actCGGTCGTCTTTGGCTCTGACGCAGTCCCGACAAACGGCAACGCGCTGACCATGCACCTGGAGAAGGACACTGTGCTCGAGGACATGATCACTTATTCTGACCTG ctGTTCAAAACCCCCGACCCCATGGCGGCTcgccaggccgacgccgagtcaATCAACTCGTTCACGTCGTACCAGACGGACCCTGCTGCCCAGGCTGTTGTCCCGGCTCACCCTCActacgaggaggaggaggacattCCCATCTTCAcgcccgacgccaagctcgtgcTTCTCTTCTCGCCCTTCAAGATCCCCGGGCCCATGCGCGATGCGGTCGGCGAAGACTACCACGTCCGtccgctcgccgctgacgacTTTATCCGGTCGTACTTTGGTCTGCTGTCGTCACTGTCGACAGCGCCTCCCCTTGCCCCGTCCGTCTTCACAGCGTTGTTcaacgcgctcaaggcgagCATCGACACGTACTTCATCGTCGTGATTGTCGAGAAGTCGACCGACCAGATTGTGGCATCCGGCACCCTTATTGTGGAGCGCAAGTTTATTCACGCTGCCGGTCTTGCTGGCCACATTGAGGACATTGTGGTCTCGCCAAACGCCCAGGGTCGCGGTCTCGGCGGCACTCTCGTCACTGGTCTGAGGGAAATGGCCACGAGGCTCAACTGCTACAAGGTTATTCTTGACTGCAAGGATCCTAAAGTCG GCTTCTACGAGAAGTGCGGCTTCGACCTGCGTGGCAGGCAGATGGCCTTCTACGTCAACCCAGATGACGCCAAACCCAAGGCGGCTGCCCCGCCACTCGAGTCGCccagcgaggccgacctcaACAGCCCGGCAAGGACTGAGGAGGCGTCGACGactgagcgcgacgacgcaacCGCAGTGCCGGACACGCAGAGCGTagccgacacgctcgagacggcgtcgacaagctcgggGGTGACGTACCACTTCCCGACGGGCACAAGCCCGGAGCAGGGCCGCCGCCCATCAATCCCGTCGCGCGACCCGGAGCACCGCCTGTGA
- the cka1 gene encoding Glucosamine 6-phosphate N-acetyltransferase 1, which translates to MAYAYPAEPVPPSPARKGGDADADIVREFKRKLAEADENYISYFNERCVWPLGDAELTGRIKIEQSYIDQLGKLHAKTVGVDSVTFDATRRDSNSSARRAWLEVRDYSQREIDSRSAFINALRDDVVGPLTSLRDTQARIRQRIREDLKTATDAYEDYAFSKVPKLKRSYDSKCQALVDFKKQEHAIAMQAKLLSEASPVEPSPAGDKPHPFSYTVSSDGAPPSSPPYSTSGLSSSQGYYNLSSTSQTSLSPSSPGSNLSAQLPAYSPVPSSGLERRGTLSSLAGRARSGSGSGLNQLEGKSKEVLSDIAHHGKKGFTALKNRFGGDREGKGGGGGSDAVSEVAPSIAPDERNTTPSRRGHHQHHGSIGSSKGTAGTLKSVKVKRDAEEADKAYRQGVFHCESLRLRREKLQQSAITSLGSLNDDLNATIKITMRAFTDATYATSFTLAQATEVITKSINEIHPDADSMRYRSRLPKVQRNAPILYSNFYVGPCRSLIFGVSLTDYDFARGEGGDHGSPPLIVEKSIAWIDERGLDAEGIYRISGRIATVKEMVQRIEQDEDKFRFTPDNDVFSVSVVLKQYLRELPEPLFPMPHSERTRYTQNRDQHIANDFTSLRGRLRRLPPIHQTTVRAIIEHLSRIAARSNTNKMSAKNLAVVFNSVVFGSDAVPTNGNALTMHLEKDTVLEDMITYSDLLFKTPDPMAARQADAESINSFTSYQTDPAAQAVVPAHPHYEEEEDIPIFTPDAKLVLLFSPFKIPGPMRDAVGEDYHVRPLAADDFIRSYFGLLSSLSTAPPLAPSVFTALFNALKASIDTYFIVVIVEKSTDQIVASGTLIVERKFIHAAGLAGHIEDIVVSPNAQGRGLGGTLVTGLREMATRLNCYKVILDCKDPKVGFYEKCGFDLRGRQMAFYVNPDDAKPKAAAPPLESPSEADLNSPARTEEASTTERDDATAVPDTQSVADTLETASTSSGVTYHFPTGTSPEQGRRPSIPSRDPEHRL; encoded by the exons gccgaaG CAGACGAAAACTACATCTCGTACTTCAATGAGCGGTGCGTGTGGCCCCTTGGGGACGCAGAGCTGACGGGCAGGATCAAGATCGAGCAGTCGTACATCGACCAGCTGGGCAAGCTGCATGCCAAGACGGTAGGCGTTGACAGCGTGACCTTTGA CGCAACCCGGCGCGATTCCAACTCGTCGGCGAGACGCGCGTGGCTCGAGGTCCGCGACTACTCGCAGCGCGAGATCGACTCGCGCAGCGCCTTTATCaacgcgctgcgcgacgacgtcgtgggcCCGCTCACTTCGCTGCGCGATACGCAGGCGCGTATTCGACAGCGCATTAGAGAGGACCTCAAGACGGCGACGGAT gcgTACGAGGACTACGCGTTCAGCAAAGTCCCAAAGCTCAAGCGCTCGTATGACTCCAAGTGCCAGGCACTGGTCGATTTCAAGAAACAGGAGCACGCGATCGCCATGCAGGCAAAGCTCTTGTCCGAAGCGTCACCCGTCGAGCcatcgccggccggcgacaAGCCGCACCCATTCTCGTACACGGTGTCATCCGATGGCGCGCctcccagctcgccgccataCAGCACTTCGGGCCTGAGCAGCTCGCAGGGATACTATAACCTGTCGAGCACGTCTCAGACGTCGTtatcgccgtcgtcgcccggcTCAAACTTGTCGGCCCAGCTCCCCGCGTACTCGCCCGTGCCGTCGTCAGGTCTCGAGAGGCGCGGCACGCTGTCTAGCCTGGCTGGGCGTGCCCGCtctggctcgggctcgggccTCAACCAGCTCGAAGGCAAGTCCAAGGAGGTGCTCAGCGACATTGCGCACCACGGCAAGAAGGGATTCACGGCCCTTAAGAACCGGTTCGGCGGCGAtcgcgagggcaagggcggtggtggtggcagcgaCGCGGTGAGCGAGGTTGCGCCGTCCATCGCTCCCGACGAGAGAAACACGACACCATCTCGCCGCGGACACCATCAGCACCACGGCTCGATTGGCTCGTCAAAGGGCACAGCCGGGACGCTCAAGAGCGTCAAGgtcaagcgcgacgccgaggaggcagaCAAGGCGTATCGCCAGGGTGTCTTCCACTGCGAGTCGCTCCGTCTCCGCCGCGAGAAGCTCCAGCAGTCGGCGATTACGAGTTTGGGTTCGCTCAATGACGATCTCAACGCGACGATCAAGATCACCATGCGGGCATTTACCGACGCCACCTACGCCACGAGCTTCACGCTCGCACAGGCCACCGAGGTTATCACAAAGTCGATCAACGAGATCCACCCAGACGCCGACT CTATGCGCTACCGCTCGCGCCTTCCCAAGGTGCAGAGGAACGCGCCGATCCTCTACTCTAACTTCTACGTTGGCCCCTGCCGATCGCTCATCTTTGGTGTCAGCCTCACCGACTACGACTTTGCCCGTGGTGAAGGTGGAGACCATGGCAGCCCACCCTTAATCGTGGAGAAGTCGATTGCGTGGATCGATGAGAGAGGACTGGATGCCGAGGGCATTTACAGGATAAGTGGCCGCATCGCCACAGTGAAGGAG ATGGTGCAGAGGATTGAGCAAGACGAGGACAAGTTCCGGTTCACGCCGGACAACGACGTGTTTAGTGTGTCGGTCGTCCTCAAACAGTACCTGCGCGAGTTGCCCGAGCCGCTGTTCCCCATGCCCCACTCGGAGCGGACGAGATATACACAGAAcaggg ACCAGCACATCGCAAACGACTTTACGTCGCTTCGAGGGCGTCTCCGTCGTCTCCCACCTATCCACCAGACCACTGTGCGCGCTATAATTGAGCACCTGTCGCGCATCGCTGCCCGCTCGAACACCAACAAGATGAGCGCAAAGAACCTCGCGGTTGTGTTCA actCGGTCGTCTTTGGCTCTGACGCAGTCCCGACAAACGGCAACGCGCTGACCATGCACCTGGAGAAGGACACTGTGCTCGAGGACATGATCACTTATTCTGACCTG ctGTTCAAAACCCCCGACCCCATGGCGGCTcgccaggccgacgccgagtcaATCAACTCGTTCACGTCGTACCAGACGGACCCTGCTGCCCAGGCTGTTGTCCCGGCTCACCCTCActacgaggaggaggaggacattCCCATCTTCAcgcccgacgccaagctcgtgcTTCTCTTCTCGCCCTTCAAGATCCCCGGGCCCATGCGCGATGCGGTCGGCGAAGACTACCACGTCCGtccgctcgccgctgacgacTTTATCCGGTCGTACTTTGGTCTGCTGTCGTCACTGTCGACAGCGCCTCCCCTTGCCCCGTCCGTCTTCACAGCGTTGTTcaacgcgctcaaggcgagCATCGACACGTACTTCATCGTCGTGATTGTCGAGAAGTCGACCGACCAGATTGTGGCATCCGGCACCCTTATTGTGGAGCGCAAGTTTATTCACGCTGCCGGTCTTGCTGGCCACATTGAGGACATTGTGGTCTCGCCAAACGCCCAGGGTCGCGGTCTCGGCGGCACTCTCGTCACTGGTCTGAGGGAAATGGCCACGAGGCTCAACTGCTACAAGGTTATTCTTGACTGCAAGGATCCTAAAGTCG GCTTCTACGAGAAGTGCGGCTTCGACCTGCGTGGCAGGCAGATGGCCTTCTACGTCAACCCAGATGACGCCAAACCCAAGGCGGCTGCCCCGCCACTCGAGTCGCccagcgaggccgacctcaACAGCCCGGCAAGGACTGAGGAGGCGTCGACGactgagcgcgacgacgcaacCGCAGTGCCGGACACGCAGAGCGTagccgacacgctcgagacggcgtcgacaagctcgggGGTGACGTACCACTTCCCGACGGGCACAAGCCCGGAGCAGGGCCGCCGCCCATCAATCCCGTCGCGCGACCCGGAGCACCGCCTGTGA